DNA sequence from the Leptospira limi genome:
GGTGATTTAAACTTTCCAACGGCCAAACGAGAATCGGAAAAAACCATTCCTGTTTTTCCAAATGCTATTTCCCTGGTTGCATCTTCACGAACAGAGGTATCAACAAAAGGAACCTTGTCCTTCGTAAGTTGGTTTAGAATTTCATTTGTAATGAGTTTTGTATCAATATGTTCCGAAGTACTATTTTGTAACTTTCTCCATTCCAAAAAACCAGTCTTCATTTCTGTTTTATAATATACTGATAAAGAATGACTCATACTTTTTGCAGTTTCTTTTACTTCCACAACACCCCATTGTTTGGTGGCCTTGGCGTTTTCTGGTTTTTGGTAAGATGCCCCAGTCGAACAACTAACAAGAATAAACGAAATGAAAAAAATCAAAAATTTATGATGCATAGGTGTTAGTTTGGGATGGGAATTGGAGTTTGGCAAGAAGTTTGCGGTGGTATCCCCGCCCGATTTGGGTGGGGAACTGGACCCGCCACCCAATGAGTCTCCTCTACCACGAAGTTCCATTTTTTACAATCGTTTCCCTTCAATTC
Encoded proteins:
- a CDS encoding penicillin-binding protein activator LpoB, which encodes MELRGRGDSLGGGSSSPPKSGGDTTANFLPNSNSHPKLTPMHHKFLIFFISFILVSCSTGASYQKPENAKATKQWGVVEVKETAKSMSHSLSVYYKTEMKTGFLEWRKLQNSTSEHIDTKLITNEILNQLTKDKVPFVDTSVREDATREIAFGKTGMVFSDSRLAVGKFKSPSHQIKGEINEVVNFESGTKIQYITVTLFLVSLETNQIVWSEQTNFLKKSRVEGYGF